A window of Castanea sativa cultivar Marrone di Chiusa Pesio chromosome 8, ASM4071231v1 genomic DNA:
aattttTATACCCTTAAAAAGAgcaatttcttatatatatatataatgagaatataacaataaatctttataaattataatcttTCAATAAAACAATATTTGGCTAAAAAGCGGAAAAAACATTATCTATAATAATTTCAAtccatttactttttttattatctttaccgaaaaattgaattcttgccaggctcaaaaaaaaaaaaaaaagaattcttgTCAATCATGTCACTCTTCAATcattatcttattttcttttatattaatttattttttactcttaaCAAACTGACCAATCCAAACGTTGTGTTCGAGATAAGGCATGGAATTGTAGGTAATACCAGCCGCTCCGGGAATTATTTCAGAATagtcattaaatttttttttataaaaataaaatatgaatatttttacatcacaaaataaaaatatactcaaatacatcaaattttaaaatttcatttcacaagatttcatattttgaaatcgttgtgTGATATAATAGTTTCACTATCAATATTATCTGCAACatcttttttaatatacacaAACAAGCAATTATTAAGTTATTGATCTTTCATTCAATTATCAGCATATTGCCAAAACgagtaaaaatatattaaaaaaatgcattatcttttttaaatctgcacaaagtgttcaagcccaaaactccaccagaaagaacacccttccttgccaagaatctctctattttttttagtgtatattgcagtcTTACCCTTCACCTCTCCCTTGCGCatgtatctggcccaatatttgaggcaattcatgttagcccattaatcaccacaattaaaaagaacaaaatagtttatttccttttcaacgtaggattaaacattttcactaactcctcatcttccatattcactctcatatctttacatttatgttataacatttattcattttattatttaatattaaaatgctccaacatcTAACAATTCGGTTAAAAACTAAAGCAAGCATTAAAAGACTAGATATTTGAAAAGTGtgcatttgtttttattaaaaaatcacaattaaacaTTTAACTTGGGCTTTTAGGCCTAATATGTTTATTTGGGCAATTTTTGAGAAGTGTTAAGCCCATAATATTTTtgcaacactttcacaacagaGCCTAAGCAGTAAGtttttactaattctaatttgaacttaccactaaaattatttttatatttaccaGTAGCAACCTgttacttaagatttgttatgaaaatattataaacataacgtttcttataatttttttggtttaacatTTAACAGACCAAAATTTTAGagagattaaattttatttaatagacTCTGTTGTTACTAAGagtattcaagtttttttttttttttttttttaaagcagtCAAAGTcccatattatttttatttttatttttgaaaaagacccatattaatttaaaactcaatttttttttaaggtatagCCGTCCCTGGTAACACACTGATATCTACTTCAGAAGTGTGTAcaatgtttattaaaaaaaatattaataattaaaaaaaaaaaagtgtacagTACATTGTACCTACCCGTAACAGAAATACTAGACTTACCAGTACACCGcgcttaagaaaaaaaaaacacccaaacaaaacaatttgGGGGGGGCTCTGTCGCGTTTTCGACTCTGAATTCGCTTTCTCTCATCAGTTATGTAAATTTGTGGTGTGTTGTGCAAGTATGTACATATGATTATGATATATAGTACTACGTAGACGAAGACACCGTACGTGGGATTTTGATGATGTAATCTTTAATGACAAGACACGGCTTTAACGTTTGAGATCGGCGGCTCATTCCAACATTATCTTCCTTTTCCAATCTCCCAGGtagatttctcttttttttttttttttcttttgttttaaaaaaataaataataatctttCTCAAATTTTGGCTCTATATCACAATTTTACCaccttttgtttttactttttttttacaatggtttcaatttcttattacttttgtttttagtatGGTTGAATTTGCGGAATTTGAGTAAAATTGTGTGTTCATCTTTCAAAATAGTGATTTTGATGAAAtgggtattttgtttttttgttgttcttgttgttgttgttgggaaATGATAGGCTGATTGTTTACTTAATGGGGATTCAAACAATGGGTactcaaggaaatgggcaacAAGTACAACAatctcatcatttacagccATCTCCATTGACAAGGCAAAGTTCATGGTATAGTCTCACTCTTGATGAAATTAAGAACCATTTAGGTGACACTGGGAAACCGGTGGGTAGTATGAACCTTGATGAGCTTCTACAGAATGTGTGGAACACTGACATGGTCACCATTGCTGGGGAAGCGAATCAAATTCAATCCAATGAGAACACCTCTTCCTCGTCCTCGTCTCTCCAACGTCAGGCCAGTTTAACATTGGCGAAGGCGTTGAGTGGGAAGACGGTTGATCAAGTTTGGAGAGAGATTCAACAAGGTCAGAAGAAGAGGTGTGGTGGTGGAGACATAAAGGTTCAGGGTCTAGATGATACAAATTCAAGTATGACACTTGGGGAAACCACTTTAGAGGACTTCCTGGTACAAGCAGGGCTTTTTGCCGAACCATCTAtagctcctcctcctccttcaggGTTGGGGATTGTTGAGGTTGTGACCCCTCAGAAAATGGTGTTGTCATCATCCTCTTCATTTGGTACGTTATCGGATACACCAATGCAAGGACAGAAAAGGGATGCTTCTGATGCATTTGAGAGGATTTTGGATAGGAGGCAAAGGAGAAAGATCAAGAATAGGGAATCGGCTGCACGCTCACGTGCTAGAAAACAAGTAGGCTTCTATCTATAGAGATATTTGTCATGCTGGCTTATCCTGTCCTTTTTCAACTGCGCGTGACCATTGCTGATACATGTGAAATTGTGCAGGCTTACCATAACGAACTGGTGAGTAAGGTTTCACGTCTAGAAGAGGAGAATATTAAGCTCAAGAAAGAGAAGGCAAGAAACCTTTCGTCAGCTTCTCACattttatttgttgtgtgtttttattgtagatgcttttattttatttctgttGGCAGTTAGTTTTAATTTCTGTTGTTATTAGAAAAGTGAGTATATCAATTCAAGGCTTTCTGAAGTTGATTAGGCTTTAGCATTGCATTCTGTAAACAAGCCATAATTAGTGTGACTTGTTCTTCATCTTATAAAGATAGTAACTTGTTGGCACACAAAActatttatatgatttttaactTAAATGGATCCTCTTCCCTTTGCAAGAATATAGTGGATAATGACATAGTGGGTTTAGGATTCACTGAGTACATGTGtaacttatcaataaaataaagtcatttgaatttcaattaatttgataGTTTATTGTGACAAGAACTTTCATGTATGGAACAAGTAAAAGAAGGAATTTTTTCACAGACATATAGAATGGTTGATTTTACTTATACTAATAGTTGGATTTTGACTAATAGTAACGAAAAAGAAAGGACAATTCTGTGGCAAATGTGGGCTGCTGTCATCTATTATTTATATGGCTTTAGTTTGGATCTTAATAACTGTAGATGGGAAAGGGATATGTAAAATATGACTcctacaaaatttgaaaatgtgatACCAAAGAAGAGTTTGAATTTCATGATGATGTAGTGTGATTATAATGAGAAACAGCGTTGAACATATTCGAACCTTCTGGTTTATGTACAACTAAATTAGTTTCTTGTATTGAGATTGTAATAAATATAACCTGATAGAAAAATATTCTAGGAAAATGTTGCTTTTACAGCATTGTTTTTGTTCCTTTTCTTGGTTTCTTTCCATCTTGCAATTTCCACTTCCCCTAGTATACTCTATTTTTTCAGTGTTGGTTTAAGTATGGTCAGTTCACTGGAGGACTGCCCTGCCAATTCGAAGTTTTAATTCCCAAGGCTTCAAAGGAAAGAGCCTTGGacaaggtttttattttttatttttttttaggaaaggAAATGGCCATGAGAGTGGTTTTCCTATTATCTCTGAACTAGTTGTAAGGGATGTGTGTATATTAGCTTCATGAAAGATTACCGTTGGTGACCTATGGGAAATCCTCCTGCATGGAAGTAGTTCTAATCCCAGCAGCTGAGGTGGCATAGTGACAGATGGGATAGAGGCCTTGGACAGGCCTATTCTAAGACAGGCAAGGGCCGGACAAAAGGTTTTCCTATTATCTCTGAAAGAGTTGTAAGAGATGTGTGAACATTAGCTTCACAGAAGATTACATTGGTGACCCACGTGATGGGAAACCCTCCTGCACTGAAGTAGTTCTAATCCCATCTACTGAGTTGGCATAGTGACAGGTGGgtacaataataacaaaaacagTGGAAGATACTGCAGTAGTATATTCAGTTGTTTGTATAAGTATTCAAAAGGTTTCAGGAATTccagaaatttttattttaattaattttggaaaTGGGTTTCTGTACTAATTGGGTTTGGGTATCTTTGTTGATGAGAATTTTTCTGTCAATAATGCAATGTGTGCACTTAGAAAGCTGTTAGTTATTGGCAAAAATGGTTCATTGTGGCACAAATATGATATAAACCAGTCATCCCTACGTTGTTTAATTTCTTTATAGGATCTAAAATGAAGTGAAAGCAAGATTGACAGACATCTTTCACTTTTTAGTAGATGGACTGGAATTTATGAGAGTTTCTTCTCCAGGTGTTGTTCTAACATCTCATTTTGTGGTCATGGACAATAGTGTAATGTTTTGCTACAGACATGGGAAGTATGTGACAACTGATGCAGACAACAAAGAgattgagtagaaaaaaaagGTCAAATACCAAAAATCATAGAACCTTGGTCTAGTTTCAATGTGGGGTCTGATTGGCATCTTTTTAGGCTACTTTAATTACTATTGACTCTCAGTTTTAAATctcttgattctttttttttttttggaataaaatgaGAGAAGTCTCTTCAGGTTAAATTGCTTCTTGTTTAGTTTTAAGTCTCCACATTCCGTATATAGTACCCATATAGAGCTTTACCCAAGAACTTGATTGTTGTTTTGGGATTGGCCTTGATTTCTGATGCAAATTCTTCCTTTATTGGATTTTTACCTTTCTCCTATTCATTTGACTTTGCCACCATGGTATCATGCTGCTCTGCCCCTCCCACCATTACTGCTGCTGCATATGAACATGAACTCCGGTCATGTTATTCTGAATCGACACCATCGCTGCAGTGTTATTAGGCACAGGTGGATGAAATTCTATGCTGGGAATACACTCGCGTTTTGCTCACGTTCAATCTGCTTTCATTACCCTAACCCGAAGCCCTGCTATCCGCTCCTCCTCTGTCCCTCCAGGATAGTGACAGTCCTACTCTGGCCACCACCCCTTAGTTCAGTCACTGCCAGAAATTGCCCAAAGGCATTCAAACTGCGTTGGAAAGTGAAGGCAAGACCTCAAGTTATTTGGTTTGGTCTCCATCGAAATGGTCATATTTGGTTAACTATTCCCCGTTGtttaatgtggtgtctttggaggaagagaaatagtaggtgttttgaagataatgagagaTCCATACCAGACctcaagttatttttctttagaactttattgTATTGGTTGGCTGCTATGCGAAACcaatcattcttttcttttcttggtttccttgatttttgtaatttttatgtttgatcGTTGGCCCCTTGTACACTCcttgtgtactagggtgttcattttttgatatcaataaaacttattacttattaaaaaaaaatgtcttgaGGAAAAGGAGGGGGTGGGGGGTTGGTGTTTGGTTGTATTGTTGGGAGTTGACCTTTCTAATATTTAGGGTTCCCACAAAGAGAATACATTTGTcatttgcttttatattctgGCGATCAAACATTCCAAGTTGAAATATGATCAATGTGGCAACAAGATTAAAATACATCAAATGCagacttcttttgtttttgtttttatcaaacaaGATTGAAGAATTTCTAAGTTGAGCTTCCATAAACAAAGTTTTGTTTGCCTGCTGGATGTGATGATTCTTTGGagagtattttttattatttttttaaagcttacAGTATGGCATTAACCTAGTGGGAGGTTTTGTAGTTTTCATAGAGGTCTTCTGGTGATTTGATTGTTGTCAACTTGATAATGGGCTTTGCCCTGACATATTGGTGGACTTCCAGCTTACATGTTTGAATCATGACATCTTTATACTGCTGGGCATCCCCAGTtctagagtaaaaaaaaaaaaaaacccaaaatgaAGCAAAGTAGGGACTGTATACTCAATATTGAGGCATGAAGCAACTGGTTTCACCCTTAAcacaaatcaaatcataaaatgGAAAGGTACTAAACTGGAATGAAGTGCTACATGAAATCTAGCACAAACTTTATTGGTTGCCTTTCCTTTGGACAATGATATACTTACTGTGGGGATGACTTCAACAAGGGAAGTAGAATTTTGTTGATGAAGATTGATTTGTGGTCCTTGTGAGGATGGCCTGAGAGTTGTGGGAGTTCTTTCCCATCAATTAGCACATACCATTCTCCCCTTGAAGAGTggataatttatatattgtagtGTGGTCATACTGCTGCTCCTTTCAAACTGTGGGTTGACCCCCGTTTTTCATTGCACATACTTCACATATGCATTTAAAACTCAGTTCATTCCCTTTTAAGGAATtctaataacaaaattaaattctcatttGATCAACTGCTACTATCATTTCCAATGAATGGATGTTTGTGTTTTCTCTCATTTGTTTACATGGTCTCATAACTAATCAGTTGTGATTGGCTGGATCATTGTTGCAAATAATTTATGGG
This region includes:
- the LOC142608460 gene encoding ABSCISIC ACID-INSENSITIVE 5-like protein 3, producing the protein MGIQTMGTQGNGQQVQQSHHLQPSPLTRQSSWYSLTLDEIKNHLGDTGKPVGSMNLDELLQNVWNTDMVTIAGEANQIQSNENTSSSSSSLQRQASLTLAKALSGKTVDQVWREIQQGQKKRCGGGDIKVQGLDDTNSSMTLGETTLEDFLVQAGLFAEPSIAPPPPSGLGIVEVVTPQKMVLSSSSSFGTLSDTPMQGQKRDASDAFERILDRRQRRKIKNRESAARSRARKQAYHNELVSKVSRLEEENIKLKKEKEFDQMLSREPPPETKYQLRRTSSASF